The nucleotide sequence tatgaGAATTCTACTAGCGGTAAATGTTCATCCCAATTTCCCCCGAAATCCATCACGCATGCTCTCAACATGTCTatgagagtttgaatcgttcgttcggattggccatccgtttgcgggtggtatgcgGTACTTAGATGCAATTGAGTACCCATTCCTTCATGAAATTTCCGCCAATAGCGGGAGGTGAATCGCGTATCCCGATCTGAGACGATAGACACCAGCACACCATGGCGGGAAACGATCTCATTCACATAAACTTCCGCTAACCTCTCCGAGGAATAGGTCTCTCGAATGGGTAGAAAATGGGCGCTTTTGGTAAGGCGGTCAACAACGACCCATATTGCATCATGCCCTTTCTTGGTTCTTGGAAGTTTGGTCACAAGATCCATAGCCACATTCTCCCATTTCCACACCGGAATTTCTAAGGGTTGTAATTTCCCGTAAGgtttttgatgttccgccttaacttgagaacatgtcaagcatttagaTACATACTTGACAATGTCGCGTTTCATTCCCGACCaccaaaaattttctttcaaatCTCGGTACATTTTAGTGGCTCCCGGATgaactgagtaacgggacttgtgTGCTTCTTCCAATAATAAGGTCTTTGCTTCACAGTATCGCGGTATCCAAACTCGCCCATACCTTGTTCTTAATCCGCTCGTGTTTGCTTCAAGTTCACTTTCAAACCCTTTCGTTCTTTCACCTTTCGGATCGCCTTTATTCAAGGATTCGTCTTGCTCCTTTCGTATCGTTTCAAGAAGGGTTGGTGTAACTATCATTCTCATCGATTTCACTCGAATGGGTGGTGGGTACTCCTTCCGGCTTAACGCATCCGCTACAACATTAGCTTTTCCCGGATGGTAAAGAATGTCGCAGTCGTAATCTTTGATCAACTCTAGCCaccttcgttgcctcatattgagATCTTTCTGCTCAAAGAAGtatttaaggcttttgtggtccGAATAAATGGTGCATTTcgttccatacaaataatgcctccaaatttttaaggcaaacactaccgccgccagttcgagatcgtgggttggaTAGTTAATTTCATGTTGCTTTagttgtcttgatgcataggcaatgaccttgccccgttgcatcaagacacaaccCAACCCTTGATGAGATGCATCTGCATAAACCActaagtcttctgttccttctggcagCGTTAGAACGGGGGAACTTGACAATTTCTCCTTTAATATTCGAAAAGCTTTCTGCTGATCATCATTCCATTCGAACCTTTCTTCTTTCTTTGTTAGTTTAGTTAAAGGGAGGGCTATTTTGGAGAAGTCTTGGATAAATCTCCGATAATAGCcggctagacctaggaaacttcTTACCTCACCTACATTCTTCGGGGGTACCCATTTCATCACGGCTTCTACCTTAGAGGGATCCACTAAAATCCCCTTTTCGTTAATTACATGTCCCAAAAACTGCACTTCCCTAAGCCAAAAcgcacacttagaaaacttagcatataatCTTTCCTTTCGAAGCGTTTCAAGTACCTGACGTAAATGACTTGCATGTTCAGACTCGCTACGAGAGTATactaaaatgtcatcaataaacactatGACAAACCGGTCTAACATATTTCGGCATACcctattcattagatccataaaagcGGCCGGAGCGTTAGTTAACCCGAATGACATTACCaagaattcgtaatgtccgtagcgagttctgaacgcagtcttaggTACATCCTCTTCCCTTACTCGTACTTGATGGTAGCCCGATCGCAAGTCGATTTTTGAGaaccaacttgccccttgtagttgatcaaagagatcatctattctcggaagtgggtatcggttctttaccgtgagtttgttaagttcacggtagtcgatgcacattctcatcgacccatctttctttttaacaaacaaaacagGCGCTCCCCACGGGGATACGCTAGGGCGTATGAAACCCTTGTCAAGAAGTTCTTATAATTAGACCATTAATTCCCGTACTTCCGCGGGTGCCAaccggtaaggggctttggctaccgGTTTGGCATTTGGTTCTAATTCGATACGAAACTCGACTTCCCGCTCGGGTGGAAGTCCCGGCAATTCGTCCGGAAATACATCCGGGTATTCATTCACTACCTTAGTATCTTCAAGTTTTAAAGCTCCTAATTTGGTATCGACTACATAGGCCAAAAATGCTTTACTTCCATTCCTCACGTACTTAATGGCTTCTAGGATAGTGCAAAATTTTGCTCCTACTTCCCTTTCCCCATGAATGGTTACCCGTTTCCCTTTAGGGGATGTCACATGAATAATTTTGTTTTCGCATAAAATTTCCGCGTGGtaacgggataaccaatccatacctaccaCTACTTTAAATTCTCCCAAAACCATGGGAATCAAATCAATATCAAAATCTTCATCATCTATGGTGATTTTACAACCTCTACATATTTCGTGCAAAAGGTAACTCTTACAATCGGCAATTTCTACTTCGAGAGGTGTACACATTCTTTCTATCGTGAATAAAGGGGAACGTACAAGCTCACTAGAAATGAATGACCTACTAGCTCcggtatcaaataatatataCATGGGTATAGAGTTTATCATAtagatacctgagaccacattcgGGTGAGCTCTTGCTTCTTCCGTGGAGATTTGAAACATTCTTCCCTTTGCTTTCGCAGTTTcttctttctttccttctttCTTCGGCCCTTGTTTGAGCTTTGGGCAATCGGCTTTCACATGGCCCGATTCATTACAATTGTAGCACACCCTCTTGGGATTCGGACAGTTATAGTACGGATGCCATTCTTGCCCGCAATTGTAACACCCCTTCCTTCCCAATAAGCATTCACCGGAATGGGGTTTTCCACATGTTTTGCATCGTGGGAACCCGCCTTTGGAAGCTTCCTTCTTTCCTTGATCTTGCGTTTTGGGTTTCTTGGATGAGCCTTGAGTTGACCCCTTCTCGACTTGCCTTTTCTCCCCACGTTCATCTTGCCTCTTTATCTCGATTTCTCTATCCCTTGCTAAATCAATGATCTCGTCCAAAGTTTCACATTTGGAAGGAGTTATGAACTCCCGAATTTCAGCTTTGAGCATGCCATGATAACGAATAATCTTCTTCCTTTCTGTCCCAACTATTTCTTCACAAAACTTCAGCTGATCGAGGAAAGTGTTCGTGATTTCATTAACTGATTCATCCCTTTGTCGTAATCGGAGAAAATCTTCTTGAATCCGATCCACAGCTGATTGTGGACAATGGTACTTGATAAAAGGTTGTTTGAATTCTTGCCAAGTCAAGGTTTGAACTCGATTTTCTCCAATCTCCTTACTATACGAGTCCCACCAATCTTTAGCCCTTCGCATGAGTTGCCCCGTGGCAAACATGACTTGGTCTTCCTTGTCACAATGACTCCGAATGAATACCCCTTCCATGTTAGCTATCCATCTTTGGCATTCTATGGGGTCGATTTCCCCGTCAAAGGTCGTAGGCTTACATGCCATAAAATCCTTGTAGGTGCACCGTCTTGCCTCTTTCTTGCCTTGAATTCCGGCTATCATTTCCTTCAATTCATCCACCTTGCCCGTGATCATGTTTTCTACCGTACTAAGTACTTGGCCCTCCACCTCTTGTGCTAGccttgaaacatttgcatcaatTGCCTTCGTTACTTCATCGGAAATCATCTTGTTTAATTCATCTCGAGTTATACGTTCGGTAGTATGCGTATTTCCTCCACTTGCCATCTACAAATAAACATTCATGTCAAGTATTATCACATTCGTTCTCCTCATCGTTCTATATACTATTCATTCTTAATAACTCATTCTCATAAGTCATAAACTTCTTAAATCTTTCCTTACAACATTCTAAGACATTAGTTACTTCATTCTTTTATATACATGACTTCCGTTCTTTTACACATTCGTCATTAAAACACGTTAATTATCTTAAATTCTTAGCTTCATAAACAATTTGAGGTGTTCTTTAGGTTAAACGAAGATTTAAGACTGAATTAAAGGTCTTTGCATAACAAACAAACAATTCAGGAAAAGCAGACAAtgaggggccgtcgccgacggcacaGGTGTGCGTCGCCGACGGTCCTCAGAAAGTTGCGTCGCTGACTTTAGCCCGTAGGCAGGAACTTAAGCCGTCGAGTGAAGGGGCACCGTCGACGACGGTATAGGggtccgtcgccgacggcctttcTGATGTGCAGGCGCTGTAAAACCAAAATTTTCATTCCCAGCCCCCTTTTTCAACCCGAAGTGGTCTCGGGCAGCCCCGAAACCTTCCATAGAGCACCTTAACGTTCCCAACCATGTTACACTAGCAACTAAACCATAACCCAATCCCATTTCTATCTATAAACATAAAATCATTAAATCACTTACTTGCGTGGCGCTTTGGATCGAACACATTTTCACAagagctttcggtttgagttcgAGCACCACAGCCTACTCGAATctctcaaacctaggctctgataccaacttgtaagggcCAAAACTTTAAAAGACTCTAATGAACTTCATTCGGAGAAAACACcaacgggtcaaataattcatAAGCAAAAATTCTACATTTAACCATAACATGACTAACTAGGAGATGTTAAATAACTTACAACCCAACATTCCATAAACAACTAACATTATCTTTGACTACGAGTTTGACATCTAACAACGAACAAGTTTGTTACTTACAAAAAGACCCATTTACCAAAAGTATATTTAACAAAAGTTTTGACCCAAACTAATATCTTTGCGGAAGCGTGCATCATGGGCGTGTTCGATCCAAGTAGCGTCATTTAGCAAGTCGCTTTACCTACATACAAGCAATCCGTTAGTCGATCTTATTATAAGATTTATACAACATCAGTTGTAAATATGAACCTCAAGTTAACCTCTTAAACCTTCTTTCTAAACATAAGCTTCTTTAATTTCACCCATAACCCTTCTAGCTCATTTAACCCATACCTTGATTACATAACGGCTTACCATAAATTGTTACATAATACAACTTCAATCATTAAACAATAGTATACTACAACATTACATTATAATGATAATATGTAAGCTATAACTTACCTTTATCGTTCTTCGTTTGAGACTCGGAACGGCTTGTGCTTTCCTCCTTAATTCCTACAATCCATAGTTACATACTTAGTATCATGTCTTTCTTTCCATTCCCTTGTTAATAGCTTTAATTTCACAACTAGCTAATTCTctattctagacatttagcaaTATATAACACATGTTCAACTCATTCAAGCATTTTgacaaacacttggtgtgcataccattAGATAAGCATAAGGTACAAGTTTTGTATGCATAACATGACTAGTTCATGACAATAACATCAATATCAACAATTTCAATCAAAATCTCATACAACCTTTACCCTAATTCGATTCCACATAATATCATTTCGTTAAtaacatcatcatacaacatAAATGTACTAACCTACACCGAAATTCCATGTTACATATCACTACCATTCTATCATAAGTGGGTTTTTCATGTTCAACATCAATTCATCCAAATACAAGTGTAATTTGTGTTCTAAGTGATGCTATCAACCATAAACATCCAACTTCTCATATAGATTCATTGAATTGTTGGAACTCTATACATTCATAACCATCAAAACATGAAATTCTTGTTACCTTATGCTTGAATGGACCTAGAAGATCAAGAATCTACCAACATGCAAGAGTAATTGTCTTGATTAGGGCCTCAATTTGTGCAATTTAGTGAAACAAGAAGGGCGGTTTCATCCTGTGCTTGCTCCTGGCGACATAAACACACGCATatgtgtgtttgtttgtgttaatTGTTCATTTAATCTCCTAACTTCTTTTATTTACATTTTCCCCCCTCCATGTATGCTCACTTAATTTTAAATGGCTCATAACTTACTCAACCTAGTTAGTAAACTTCTAATTCACATTCTCACTAATCTTACATTCCTAGTTATTTTTATAACGTATCATGGCAACGTACATAAttaaattttggggtgttacaattcgTTACGTAGAGAGAATCCGTTTAAATCTTGTTGTTCTACACTCACCGGAACAGAATTCCCATTAGGCGCGTTTTAGTCGTAGTCACAAATCGCTCTACCTTCATCTTCGATGATCACGTTATGCAGCAAGATACAAGCATACATAACGTATCGCAACCTCTGTGGGGTAAAAGAACGTGCTGGATGTTCAATGATATGCCATTTTTTTAGAACCCCAAAACACCGTTCAATGTCTTTTCTCACCCCCTCTTGAAACTTGGTAAATTTCTTTCTTTTATCGTCTGTCGGGTGTAGAATAGATTTAACGATTGTAGAGTACGATGGGTATATTCCATCCGCAAGGTAGTAACCGTgcctgtattccacccccgaaaccGTAAAACTAGTGTCTGGACCAGTTCCTGCTATTACATCGTCAAATATCTGTGATTGTTAGATGATGTTAAGGTCGTTATGTGAACCAGGCagaccaaaaaaagcatgccaaatccagaGATCCTATGACGCAACAACCCCTAGTATTATAGTTGGATGACCATGATCACCCCGAGTATATTGACCTTGCCAGGCAGTAGGGCAGTTCTGCCACggccagtgcatgcaatcaatgtTCCGAGCATTCCTGGAAAACCATGCCTTTCTTCGTGTGCTTAATATAATTTTTGGACGTCATTTGCGTTGGTTTCCGCAGATATTTCTTGCTATATAACTTCACGATCCATTCGCAAAACTTGtgcaaacattcacgtgaagttctttCGGACATCCTAAATACTCGTCCAATGAATCGGGTGCTGTCCCGTATGttagttggcgaatggccgccgtacatttttgtaaattggTAAATCCCCTACGGCCCCTAGCGTCATATCAAAGTGTGAAAAACGGATCAGactgacgtgaccgtgtcgtcccgatcagtcaaaaacccaattaaacctaggtagctagggtaagtcgggtatcgtatccacgaagaaCATGTGGTTAGTATCGCACGacccgttcgattagttagactatttacaaataatgtacaaagtgattatgaagatt is from Helianthus annuus cultivar XRQ/B chromosome 9, HanXRQr2.0-SUNRISE, whole genome shotgun sequence and encodes:
- the LOC110876259 gene encoding uncharacterized protein LOC110876259, yielding MASGGNTHTTERITRDELNKMISDEVTKAIDANVSRLAQEVEGQVLSTVENMITGKVDELKEMIAGIQGKKEARRCTYKDFMACKPTTFDGEIDPIECQRWIANMEGVFIRSHCDKEDQVMFATGQLMRRAKDWWDSYSKEIGENRVQTLTWQEFKQPFIKYHCPQSAVDRIQEDFLRLRQRDESVNEITNTFLDQLKFCEEIVGTERKKIIRYHGMLKAEIREFITPSKCETLDEIIDLARDREIEIKRQDERGEKRQVEKGSTQGSSKKPKTQDQGKKEASKGGFPRCKTCGKPHSGECLLGRKGCYNCGQEWHPYYNCPNPKRVCYNCNESGHVKADCPKLKQGPKKEGKKEETAKAKGRMFQISTEEARAHPNVVSGIYMINSIPMYILFDTGASRSFISSELVRSPLFTIERMCTPLEVEIADCKSYLLHEICRGCKITIDDEDFDIDLIPMVLGEFKVVVGMDWLSRYHAEILCENKIIHVTSPKGKRVTIHGEREVGAKFCTILEAIKYVRNGSKAFLAYVVDTKLGALKLEDTKVVNEYPDVFPDELPGLPPEREVEFRIELEPNAKPVAKAPYRLAPAEVRELMV